atagggatcaaccccgggaattagggttttctccactcagcgcctactcgccgagtccattactctgactcgccgagtcggccacttaacacgcgaccaagtcgcgactctactcgccgagtccgcacatggactcgccgagtcgctctttcccaatattctcttttagtccttcaactctactcttgatatttcgggatgttacactctcTCTTTTATCTCACGTCTTCTTCACCTACGCaagaaaaagaaatcaaaaaAGTCGGCTTGACAGTTTCACCATCACCTCCATCGCCGATCACCACTCGTACATACAAACCACCACCAAATTCTTCATTCTTCAAGGAATTAAAGGGCTTCAAGAAACTATGCAGGCACCAAATAGTTGTACGTTCGGATAGTACACTGGCTACCTTCGTTTTCTTAATCGACATCTCACCACCGACGACACCATAATCTACTGTTCTTCAGTCGTAATCGCAACTAGGTATATTGATTTTTTCCTTTCTTATAGTTTCTCTATATGAGGCCTAAACCTTCTAATCAATATTCTTCCTGTTGTCTTGGTTTAAGTGCTACTGCTTTAATCGTTAGATGTTCTGTAACAATTTATTTATATAAGTTTCTTTGTCTCGAGATGTTTGTTTTGATTGTCAAAAGTGCTAAATAGTGTAATATCACTGAATCGTTAATATGTTAGTTCCATTACTGGATGTTGAACACCTATGCCCCTGAGGTGCTGTTGAACATCATCCATGGAAGCTTTAAAGTCTTCGTTCCTAAACCCAATACAGTTAAATCCTCACCCTTCAAATTATGAATTTTAATTTGATGATCAAAATGATTTTGATCAATTAAGAATTCATTTTTTACCTAATGATTCACAATAAAATTTTggtcatttcttttattttaatataatagtTTTCTATTGCACTCACATCTCGAGGATTAAATCCAGTTTTTTTTCTGGTTTGTTTAACATTCTAAATTTTCATTTTGCATTGATATATAATATTGGTGAGGGGTCATTTTGCCATAATTGAATCCAGTTCTGTCGGAATGGAATCAAGAATTTCAGttttgttggaatggaatcatgatATTTCATTACTAATTTGTGCATTTTCTAAAATTATTGGTTATGGATTTTGGAGCAATTCCTAGGTCTTCAGATTTGTACAAAAgactttagttttttatttttcatttgttaATGTGTTATTGGGTTCTAAACTACAATTTGGATTTCGTTTCACACATGCTTGTAGAACTGACTGcaaaattgaaagtgattctCACCAACAATATTCTTTTAGACTATATTTGTgtcttttgttagattttgatttttttttttcaatttttaaccgttcttagttttattttttaacaataaatgtaatttttagaaattgttacacatattttttaagaattagtgtaatttttgtttttattctttaaTTGATgattcaagaatttgttattttTCAAGAAGTTCATTCCGTCAAAATATGTATTTTGTCAGAATATTTATTCTTTATTGGTTCAAGAATGTTTCAAGATACTCATAAATGTATTCCGTTAGAATGAACTAAATTAAAAGAATGTTTCAATATATGAACTGATATTCATTCTTTAGGAATGTGTATTCTAGCATTCCATAAGTATTTTGGCATTCTCATAGAATATATCATTTTAACAAAACGTCATTATGACAGAATAAATTCggttattataaaaaatacattagaattaaatcaattaatattgaattactttaaaaaaatcagattttaaaaATTAGGAGATTTAATTATCCCTAAATttctgaaaatttccttttttaaatatggttaattgtccaaaataccattATGCTGAAAATTATGTGATTATACAGTACATGCTACCTTACTGCAATATCATAGACTCTCAGATCATGATTATTGATTATATTCTATCCGATGGTCTAGATCTGTGCATTTAGACACATAATAGTTagcaaaaacaaaataacctaagcttatatatatatatatatatatatatatatatatatatatatatatatatatatatatatatatatatatatatatataaagagagagagagagagtcaagatcaaataagatcaaataagaaggaaatttttggtaggaaggtcaaataagagtcaagatcaaataagagtCAAAAATTTCTTACTGGatctatatcatatatatatatatatatatatatatatatatatatatatatatatatatatatataatttcctagccaaaaatgctagttgtgataaTTAAGCAGTGAATCTCCTGTTTGAACTGTAAAATGACTAGATTAAGCTGTGAATTATGCATATGAAAGTATGAAGTTATttgtattaagctatgaattttgTGTATAAACTTTGAATTGACTATATAAAGAGTGTTAAGTTGAAAATATGATTGTAGATGCGtattttttgtgtattaaactttgaattttgtGTACTAAACTGTGATTATTGTGTTTTAAAGTGTGAATTGACTGCATTAAActgcaaattttctttttacactatgaattgactatattaagctgtgaattttgtgtatcaaattatgaattgattgtattaagttgtgaatgaaTTGACATTAAGCtgtgattattttataatttttttggttgcttttgaaataatgtaaattttattcatggcttaatatattaaattcacgattttaaatatgaatgatttatgtataaattttttttgttaatttccttttggatatatttatttttgtatcaaattatgaattgattgtattaagttgtgaatgaaTTGACATTAAGCtgtgattattttataattttttggttgcttttgaaataatgtaaattttattcatggcttaatatattaaattcacaatttaaaatatgaattatttatgtataatttttttttttaatttccttttgaatatatttatttttttgagttgtataagtatgtaagaatacattagttttaataatagttttgtattaaattcaaaatgagTGATATAAATGGTTTTATTAGACTGTGAATGTACTATTTAAGTTATCAATGCATGACTTTATTTACAGATTTGATTTAGAAGAAAATAATGGTTGTGATGCTGGTATAGGTGGTTGATGGCAGAGTATGGTGCTGGTAGTAGTAGaatttgaatttttgatttcTTTGAGTTTGTGAATTATTGTAAAATggtttgtattaagttgtgaattttttgaattaaattatAAATGGACGGTATAAACTTGTAGTTTATATAAGTTTTGTGTTCAAATATGAGATCATATaagaatgaaaatattatattgtaaaaattacaattttgcccTCTTTGTatcaaaaagagaaaaaaatagaTTTTCACATGTTTGATAAAAATATTATGTAAATATTTACTAACTAATGGGgagttcttagggttcttaatcttttgtggttttcatttgaaccactccctatatatatatatatatatatatatatatatatatatatatatatatatatatatatatatatatatggatccggtaagaaattttttttggtaggaaggtaagaagttttttttctacatatttttttgacgaacaaaagaaatgaatcactagatgattcatttgtaagatgattcacaagaaaaaattcccaaaaaaacatctttatgattcatttttaagtaaattaaaaaaaaaattcacttttgtgacaattttagtgaataacaacaaaatcattgtataaatgaatcatcgcgatgttttttttgagaattttttcttgtgaatcatcttacaaatgaatcatctaatgattcattttgtttttttcgcgaaaaaaatatgtagaaaaaaaacttcttaccttcctaccaaaaatttccttcttatttgatcttgactctctctctctctctctctctctatatatatatatatatatatatatatatatatgatcaactCTTCTTATATCTTGTAACCCTAATCTTTCTCGGTTCAACCACCTTATTGGACCATGAtccttttattgggcctaatgggccaataaattCTTGAATTGATTCTTTTGGGTTAAGAATccttaaatgggccctaattggacccacattcattaaactataacattttgggccacaAGACTTTTTATGGGCCTTAATGGACCTAAAATGTCACACTTTGtttcatgggccttattgggccgtaaacccaattGGTATATCATTgttgggtcgtaaactctcatatgggcCCAATGGGCTGAAAACCTTCATAATGGGCCTATAATTTCAAGAATATCcaatataagcccaaaacactccTTTCTTTCACTCTTTCCTTCCATTCTCGGTCTATATCAAAAAAAAATCCATGGAAATAATTACTTGACACCTCATCTTTAACTAGAGGATCTCCATGTAAATTACATCATATACTTCCAAGATTAAGCACCCAAATCCATCATGTAATAACCATTccattctctctctttctctcttcttaactcaCGGCCAAGATGCATCCCACCACTCTTATCTTCTTTTCATTACAACTTCACCAAAAACTCTCTCTAGAACTCCAAGATTTCACCCATCCTATCTCTTCAAATTTCTTGTGTGCTTGTGTGAGATCAAGAACTCTTCATCAAATCTACCTACTCTTGAAACCTCATAAGTTCGAGATCTACTCAAATGAGCTTGCTAGAGCCAAAAACTCCACCAATCTTCTTCGAAAACCGATCCATCAAccccaatgtgagttcataccccctattttttggtttttactttattttgggggagaatacaagttgatttgTGTAGATCTGTGTTTAAGCATgtttatgtgtgttttccatTCTATATGTTGTAAATATGTGCTAAAACTTCATAAATCTTGAAAACTCTACCAAAACTTGGGGATATTTGTAAACTAACACACATTATACAATTTACTATGAAGTGAAAGGAGTAAACACGTTGTGGAGCACTAGAAAACTAAACAAAACTGTTTAAGGGGCCATCTatgacaaataaacaaaaaggTGAAGCCTTTAGGGCATTCACGGTTTTTCAAGGACTAAAagagttatatttatataaaaatgggTCTTAAGGATATTTGTGGTTTTAAAAGGGCCAAAGtgttaattttcacaaaatgggCTTAAAGACGGGCCTTCACGGTTTCATGGGTTAAATTTGTAAACTTTTGACTTTTGTGGGTAAAATTCTCATTTTAAacaaatttgggccaaaattgtaaattcTCGGTTgaatgggctaaaaatgtaaattttattaaCTTGGGCCGAAAAAGTAAAATTCTAtacatttgggccgaaaatgtcaattTTACATAAAAATTTGACCGAAATATTATTTCTAACAAGAGTGGGCTAAAAATGGTATTGTTCTTGAAATAAGCCCTTAAATGTAAACTTTTGGTTTTAAAGgacctaaagtgtcatttttaccaaaaatgtgccttaattgtaaattttcggttttaaggaccaaaaatgtcttcTTACAAAAAGTGGGTCTTTCATGTGATTTTGCTAAACAACTAAGTTTAAACAACCAACATAATAACCAACAGATCAATTACATCGTTTACACTTCTTATTGGGTCTAGAATAaaatttacatgtttagtgggcttTAGTTGTCCTTTTATAGGTTTATTGGGCCTTGTTGACCCATTTACATGCTTGATGGACCTTGTATACTCTTTacttgtttattgggccttagtgacccatttaTATGCTTGATAGGTCATGTATACTCTTTACATGTTTATTTGGCCTTGTTGACCCATTTACATGCTCGACGGACCTTGTATACTCTTTacttgtttattgggccttaatgaCCCATTTATATGCTTGATAGATCCTATATActctttacatgtttattgggccttgttgACCCATTTACATGCTCGACGGACCTTGTATACTCTTTACTTGTTTATTGGGCGTTAGTGACCCATTTATATGCTTGATAGGTCATGTATActctttacatgtttattgggccttgttgacccatttacatgcttaACGGACCTTGTATAATCTTTacttgtttattgggccttagtgatccatttatatgcttgataggtcctgtatactatttacatgtttattgggccttgttgACCCATTTACATGCTCGACATACCTTGTATActctttatatgtttattgggcgtTAGTGACCCATTTATATGCTTGATAGGTCTTGTATACTCTTTAcgtgtttattgggccttgttgACCCATTTACATGCTCGACAGACCTTGTATAttctttacatgtttattgggccttgttgACCCATTTACATGCTCGACGGACCTTCTATActctttatatgtttattgggtctTGTTGACCCATTTACATGCTCGATGGACCTTGTATACTTTTTacttgtttattgggccttagtgacctatttatatGCTTGATAGGTCCTATATActctttacatgtttattgggatttgttgacCCATTTACATGCTCGACGGGCCTTGTATActctttacatgtttattgggccttgttgACCCATTTACATACTCAACGGACCTTGTATACACATTTCATGCTTATTGAGCTTCATTCATTCATGTACATACACATTGGGCCTTGTAACCTAAATAGATACACATAAAcaatatttaaaacattaaatagTGTGTTACACTGTTCGCGTAAGTTCAGttaacgactcacatagaaatTAACTCCATTATAAAATTTATGGAATACATAAACGATTCTACAATTACAATTctatacaaacaccaacttacgGTGTTTGGGTTTTAGTACTATAACACTTTTACAAGCACAAAAaatcggattttctgggaaaaacttATGCTATACATCACCTTTTTCTTACACAAaacatgggattttctagaatacTTCCCTTATACATTTCTAAATCACACATGTTTTAATACAAGATTTGATACAAAGCGTTCAAACAATTTGCttcttttacagaaaatatcggattttcttgtgTTTACAAAGTGATACAAACTTTTCATAGAaatacacttatgaactcaccaatattatatatgttaaccattttcaaaataacttgtattcttaggaaatcgttAAGCAGGTGGACATTAAGGTCATGTGGAAATTTGTTGCATTTTGTTGCTATTATAAACATTGATATTTTGGGATGTAACTCCTGTAAACAATTACAATGATGTAAACTATGTATTGTTGTATTATTTCTCGTGTGATGATGATGCATGctttgtttcaattatattcaatatgatgatattacaagataaAGTCACCCCAACcctcggatgtttccgccgtACTCTTCGGTTCGGGAGTGTGACATTAATGCGGTCAATTCATagttcaaaaagaaaattcaaagcttaatgcaatcaattcacagtttaaaacacaaaaatcacagcTTAGTAcactaaattcacattttaatacacAAAAGTAGTATTCACATctatattatcaacttaaaacacttattacaattaatacacaatttaatatagaaaattcaaattctagtataataaatttaaagtttaattcaaaaaaaaaattatacattcacaACTGAATATGAATTACAACTATGATTAACAAAATTATACGACAAATGAGAGATTAAAACATCAGATTCACActttaacagaaaaaaaaaagaaacaaaaaaatagtttaggactttcttTCATAGTATTCACTACTTGAAACCATATCAATTCACTCAATCACAGTTAAAACAAACTTTAACATAACTGAACAATAGTTGaaatattaaaaattataattcacaacttaaaaaaaTGAATTCATATTATTCTAGAAAACATTAATATAATAACACATCTTCTAAGTTTTAATTCACAGTATAACAACCATCAAACATAAACTATGAATAAGAATTTGATGCATATGttataacaaataagaaaaaacaaAGTATGGATCCACAACTTAACAACAGAAAAAActatgattaaaaaaaataaacagtaAATGAgataataaaacattaaattcatAGCTTAACagaaggaaaaaaaataaaaataaaaaatccacaTACATGATGTGTTTCACTGGAGGTCAAAGAGAAAGAGATGGAGAAGGTGATGGTGTTGGAACGTATTTAAGTGGTGGAAATACCATCAGCTACCGGTACCAGTATTATAGCTTCAGATATATGCATGAAATAGCACAACATAAACGAGATCTAGATAATCGAACCATACACACCAGATCTGACTAGATCTGAACATGATGTCGACAATAGGAGTTTGTGGTGTGAGATTAATAGTAGTAgcgatggtggaaacgaagttcATGGTGATTGGGTGGTATCAGATCTGACCAAATCGCACCAGAACTAAGATGTTTTGCGTTTTAGAGAGGGAAAGTGAAGCTGAAACAATTTCGTGACTGCAGATCTTAGACTAGGTGGCGATCGACGATGGATATGGAAGTATTTTCATTAGATCTTGTGAGATATGTGTTTCCGTTGGCGGTGACAGTGATGTATGTAGGTGGTGGTTATCACCGCTTGTCGGAGCTCATAAATCTGGAGGAAAATGGTTTATCTAAAGACGAAAATGGTAGATCTGAAGACGAAAGTCGTAGATCTGAATACGAAAATCATAGATCTGAagatgaaagtcgtagatatgaAGATGAAAATCATAGATCTGAAAACTAAATTCGTAGATCAGAAGCTGAAAATTGTAGATCTGAAGCTGAAACTGTAGATTTGGAGCCAACCagagcttgtggatctgatgTCGTTAGTTCGTCGGTGGTCAGAGGCGGCGACAATAGGGGGTGGTGGCTGGTGGAAACTGGTGGCAATGTTTATGTGTTCTTCTAGTTTGAGATGAGAGAGAAGATAAAGTTTGTGTAGTGTGTAAATCTGATATAATAAAAGATGAAAGTGTTGTTGGGAGAGTTTGAGAGGGTTTGGAAagttttcttgcaaaataagtttgaaagaatACCCCAAAATAAGTGGTTCCTACGGTTCTTAATCCCtttttgttctcatttgaacctttatatatatatatatatataggggatggTTCCCTtgagattaataaaaaaattagagATTGTGAGATTAAATATCAGCCAATGGAACTTAACGTCAACTGTTAAATGATTAAGGAGTATAATAGTAAACTTCAAATTAATGTTAAGAAAGCGGACACCTTCCTTCTCTAAAAATCATCATATCGTTAAATCATCGATTTTCAGTATCAGTCACGTAATTATATCATCCAATCTTCAACAATTCATTCAATATAATAAAAAAGATCATATTTTTACTGAATCTGTTATCAAATTATTCGCAATCTTCAAATCGAAAAAAACAATCGAAACAGAGCATCCATTCATATCCTCATAAATACGAGACACAAACCTCAAATCGAAGAAACAAGCACCTCACAATCGTAAACAAAGCATTTGAAAATCGAATCaaaatcaattttcataaatgatGTCGCATCTAAAAGAAATTGACAAGTCAATCGCAACTGATACTATTATAACTGAAATCAATTCATCTCCTAACGACGAACAAATCGATTCAATTTCTTTCACTTCTGAAGAACTTCCAAATATGATTTGTATTGAAGGCAGAACTAAGTCGTTTTAATACTACATATTACATGACAGTTTCTACATTTCATTCTGAGTCTTTTATTATACAATATAAATtatgaataatcatatatgattatacattacAATATGTGATTTAATCGTATAAGgatgaataatcatatatgactGTTCATATCTATGattaatcatatgtatttatagtttgtaattATGATTTATCATATGTGTTTTCAAATTGAAATCTatattaatattacatttggatgaataatcatatatgattatacatcatAAAATAGGATTAATCACATATTACAAACTACAAATACATATTATTAATCATACATGATTAAACAATATcaagtatgattatttataaattgatacgtataatcatttatgattacacaATATATTATATGATCAATCATATAATACAATGTACAAATAAATATGATTTAacatctaatatattaatatctaaaatcatatatgattttttatactaaaatataaatacatatcgttaatcacatatgattattacaacataaaattatataataacatatttgtCATTCCCTTCTTTTATCAGGTGAAAGTTCCAATTCAACAAATGAATCATATTGCAGTAACATAATTGAAGAATCTGAATATAAACCAGATGTCCCTACAGAATTTGTACCAGTTGTAAACAGTGTTTTCAAATCACTAAATTTGGCAGTAAAAATGTATACGGATTATGCAGAAATGGTAGGTTTTCATACAAGACTGAGTAGCCAATCAAAATACAATAgccaaataataaaagaaaaatatgttatATGCAATAGGGGTGGCAAGGATAAACCAAAACCTTGTGATACATTGGCTACAAGTTCTATCAAGAGGAAACCAAATTCAAACAAGATAATTACTAGGTGAACAACAAAGATTATATTTGAAAATGTTTGTGGAACAACAGATTACAAAGTTAAGAAATTCTTTGAAATGCACAACCACCAACCAGAAAGTATTGAGGAAAGACCTTATACGAAAAAGGCAAGAAAGATGTCATATTCTAAAAAAGAGTTTGTAGTACGTGCATCAAAAGCTAAAATTGGTCCCACATTGGCTCACAAAATACGAGCAACTTTGAAAGGAGGATATGAATATGTAGGGGCGAAAGTAAAAGACTACAAAAACTTGAGGAGATgagtaaatagaatcttatgTTACAAGGATGCTCAAATATTGATAAACAAAATGAATGATCGTAGAGATCATTACCGAAATTATTCATTTGAGTTCCTACGTGATGGAGATCTATTGGCTGCCATGTTTTGGGCAGATGAAAGAGAAAAGGCTTTTTATGCAGATTTTGGAGAAGTTATATCTTTGATGCAACTTTTAGAACAAACAAGTAAGTTAATGTATATAAATTCAAACATACtattaatcaaatatgattgtaCTAAACACATTTTCTTTATGTAGGTATAAAATGGTATTTGTTCCATTCAATGCAGTTGACCACCACAAGAAATCAGTTACTGTTGGTGCTGGGTTGTTGAGTAGAGAGACAATTGAGTCATATGAATGGTTGCTTAAAGCTTTTCTTAGTGCTCATGAAGGGAAAGCACCAAAAATTGTTCTAACTAATCAAGATGCAACAATAAAACAAGCACTGGAATCTGTCTTACCAAATTCAAGACACAGACTATGCATGTGGCACATAATGAAAAAACTACAAGCAAAggtataataaaaatacattatataatcatatatgattatatagtaTTATGACAGATAATTCATATATGACTTATTAGATATCATACTATATaaccatatatgattaatcatatatgattaactaTTCTAATAATATGAATTATCAGATACCATACTGTATaaacatatatgattacatagtaTGTAATATGATAATAcagtatataatcatatatgattatataatcatattattaaaatacttaatcatatatgattgatatataatgatatataattaagtatgttaataatatgattatataatcatataCGATTATATATGATTAACCATATACGGttataataatataagttatCATATATCATACTATGATTATGATGAtacaatatataatcatatatgattacagtacatatatgatatatgattaatcatatatgattaatcatacatGATATATCCTACATtacagtaatcatatatgattaaacatATAAGATTACAGTACATATATGATGTATGattaaataatcatatatgattaaacatatatgattacagtacatatatgatatatgattaatTATAGATGATATATCCTACATtacagtaatcatatatgattactcatatatgatatatgattaatcatatatgattaaacctATATGATTACagtacatatatgatatatgattagtcatatatgattaaacatatatgattaaacatatatgattacattacatatatgatgTATGATTAATCATACATGATATATCCTACATtacaataatcatatatgattacagtacatatatgatatatgattaatcatagatGATATATCCTACATtacagtaatcatatatgattactaaTATATgacatatgattaatcatatatgattaaacatatatgattacagtacatatatgatatatgattaatcatatatgattaaacatatatgattacagtacatatatgatatatgattaatcatagatGGTATATCCTATATtacagtaatcatatatgattaatcacatatgatatatcGAAATAGGTATATAATTTATACTTATATAAGCAAAATTGTTCATTCAGAGGTTACTAGCGatttatttaaaaacaaagaCTTCAAGAAAAGATTTAACAAGCTTGTTTGGAACATGCATATCAAACCTGATGAATTTGAAAAAAAGTGGGATTTGATTATTAATGAATTCAATCTGGAAGATAAAAGATGGTTCAATGATATGTTTGAATTACATGACAAATGGATACCTGCATACTTCAGTGACACAAGAATGTCTAGATTGATGAAAACCACTTCAAGATCAGAAAGCATGAATTCCTTCTTTAACACTTACTCTCAATCTGGAAATTTACTTTTACATTTCATGATGAACTATGACACATcaattcaaaaacaaagaaatacACAACAAGAGCTTAATCATCAAACAAAGAAggcggtatatatatatatatatatatatatttatttcacCACGACCAACAGAAAAACATGCTGAAAAAGTTTatacaagtacattgttttatgaaGTACAGAAAGAAATCTATAAAGGTTCCTGGTACTGTCAATACGAACATCTTGCAACAAAAAATGGATGGGAGTTATACAAAGTGGAACAACTAAACAAAAACAGTGATCTAAAAACAGAATTTGAGGTAATATAttcttattttaatttttgttgaaccagcacataatataaaaaaaatattcatttatgattataaaacACTTAatgctttaattttattttgaacaGGTAGAAATAAAACTTCCAACAAATGATGTAAAATGTACATGTGAACACTTCAACCGCTTTGGGACTTTGTGCAGACATGCATTCAACATACTCATGAAACATGGAATTAAGGAGATACATGAACAGTACATTGAGAATCGTTGGAGAAAGGATGTGATATCAAGGCATTATAATTTTGGTAGACATGTATATGATACAGGAGACAGTGAAATTAATAGATCTGTCAATCAAGCATACTACAACTTTGAAGCATGTTTGGAATACGTaagaaataataaagaaaaaatggatttgtttgttaagaaaacAGAAAACATGCTGAAGGAATATGAAAACAATCCTACAAATGAATTGTAGAAGAATAGGACAGATGTTGAAGAGGTAGGAAAGCTTATGGGCATAACTATTACAAAAGATATTGACATCaatgttccaaatgttcaaagcaATAAAGGATGTGGAAAGAAAAGTAGAATCCAAAGTGCAACAGAAATAGCGTCTAAAAATTCAAACAAGCAAACAAGAAGATGCTCAGGATGTGGAGAAAGGGCTTCTCATAACT
The genomic region above belongs to Lactuca sativa cultivar Salinas chromosome 4, Lsat_Salinas_v11, whole genome shotgun sequence and contains:
- the LOC111876059 gene encoding protein FAR-RED IMPAIRED RESPONSE 1-like, whose translation is MNDRRDHYRNYSFEFLRDGDLLAAMFWADEREKAFYADFGEVISLMQLLEQTIDHHKKSVTVGAGLLSRETIESYEWLLKAFLSAHEGKAPKIVLTNQDATIKQALESVLPNSRHRLCMWHIMKKLQAKVTSDLFKNKDFKKRFNKLVWNMHIKPDEFEKKWDLIINEFNLEDKRWFNDMFELHDKWIPAYFSDTRMSRLMKTTSRSESMNSFFNTYSQSGNLLLHFMMNYDTSIQKQRNTQQELNHQTKKAKEIYKGSWYCQYEHLATKNGWELYKVEQLNKNSDLKTEFEVEIKLPTNDVKCTCEHFNRFGTLCRHAFNILMKHGIKEIHEQYIENRWRKDVISRHYNFGRHVYDTGDSEINRSVNQAYYNFEACLEYKNRTDVEEVGKLMGITITKDIDINVPNVQSNKGCGKKSRIQSATEIASKNSNKQTRRCSGCGERASHNLWTCPIKLAVEQSSKAT